One Anguilla rostrata isolate EN2019 chromosome 15, ASM1855537v3, whole genome shotgun sequence genomic window carries:
- the LOC135241168 gene encoding cyclin-dependent kinase 5 activator 1-like — protein sequence MGTVLSLSPTSRKGAVQDQTNAASGKTDKTLKRHTDLISALTWKRFVSASAKKKSTKKVSPNPPPSQAKNNQVEHLNKENLKKSQQATSDQKGSHRDHKTVPLAVPVPTVPEKSLHQDQTQNLPQNGKQIVSVKKLPSSQSLLSPIRVVVQASTGELLRCLGEFMCRRCFKLKELTPSEVILWFRNVDRSLLMQGWQEQGFITPATLVFVYMLCREAVTSEVDNENELQATFLTCLYLAYSYMGNEISYPLKPFLVEANKEIFWERSLEVIDKMSPKMLQINSDPHFFTEVFQDLKNEGESGDTKSKVTHILDR from the coding sequence ATGGGTACGGTGCTTTCCCTATCTCCAACATCACGGAAAGGAGCCGTTCAAGATCAAACGAACGCGGCAAGTGGGAAGACGGATAAAACCCTTAAGCGGCATACAGATTTAATATCAGCCCTCACATGGAAGCGATTCGTTTCGGCTTCGGCCAAGAAAAAGAGTACCAAGAAAGTTAGTCCGAACCCTCCGCCGTCACAGGCTAAAAACAACCAGGTCGAACACCTAAACAAAGAAAATTTAAAGAAATCTCAGCAGGCAACTTCAGACCAGAAAGGGTCGCATCGGGATCACAAGACAGTGCCGCTAGCTGTACCGGTTCCGACCGTTCCAGAAAAGAGCCTACATCAAGACCAAACCCAGAATCTGCCACAGAATGGCAAACAGATTGTATCAGTCAAAAAGCTACCTAGCAGCCAGTCTCTGTTATCTCCAATACGCGTAGTTGTTCAGGCGTCAACCGGAGAATTGTTGCGCTGTTTGGGGGAATTCATGTGCCGACGGTGCTTTAAATTGAAAGAGCTGACTCCCAGTGAGGTTATCCTGTGGTTTCGAAATGTGGACCGATCCCTCCTGATGCAAGGCTGGCAGGAACAAGGATTCATTACACCTGCTACCCTTGTGTTTGTCTACATGCTTTGCAGAGAAGCCGTAACCAGCGAGGTCGACAACGAAAATGAACTTCAAGCCACCTTCCTGACCTGCCTCTACTTGGCTTACTCCTACATGGGAAACGAGATTTCTTACCCTCTGAAACCCTTTCTTGTGGAAGCTAACAAAGAGATCTTCTGGGAGCGATCCCTGGAAGTCATTGACAAAATGAGTCCCAAAATGCTGCAGATCAATTCGGATCCGCATTTCTTCACCGAGGTATTTCAGGACCTCAAAAACGAGGGAGAATCAGGGGACACGAAGAGCAAAGTGACACATATCCTGGACCGCTAA
- the LOC135241169 gene encoding protein FEV-like isoform X2 has product MKQKCGGNLVFNMYLSDSTENLFKDGKSASWSPINTGIQKGSGQIQLWQFLLELLSDSSNVTCIAWEGTHGEFKLIDPDEVARRWGERKSKPNMNYDKLSRALRYYYDKNIMTKVHGKRYAYKFDFHGLAQVCQPSPTENTLYNYQSNFAPMPFSGISKLNLVAPGVGPSGFSYWHSSAPTFYNSHNLQAPGPFGAVSAARFNCVNNINNVNNINNHYN; this is encoded by the exons ATGAAACAGAAGTGTGGAGGAAACCTTGTGTTTAACATGTATCTCTCAG attCAACGGAAAATTTGTTTAAAGACGGGAAAAGCGCATCTTGGAGCCCAATTAATACCGGAATACAGAAAG GTAGCGGACAAATACAGCTGTGGCAGTTCCTGCTGGAACTCTTGTCCGACAGCTCCAACGTGACCTGTATCGCGTGGGAAGGGACTCACGGAGAATTCAAGCTCATTGACCCCGACGAGGTGGCCAGGCGCTGGGGCGAACGGAAGAGTAAACCAAACATGAACTACGACAAGCTAAGCCGCGCGCTTCGCTACTACTACGACAAGAACATCATGACTAAAGTCCATGGAAAACGTTATGCCTACAAGTTTGACTTCCACGGCCTTGCACAGGTGTGCCAACCTTCGCCTACAGAAAACACTCTGTATAATTACCAGAGTAATTTCGCCCCCATGCCGTTTTCTGGGATTTCTAAACTCAACCTTGTGGCACCAGGTGTTGGTCCATCCGGGTTCTCGTACTGGCACAGCTCCGCACCGACATTTTACAACAGCCACAACCTACAGGCTCCAGGACCATTTGGAGCCGTATCTGCAGCGCGTTTCAATTGTGTAAATAATATCAACAATgtaaacaatataaataatcaTTACAACTGA
- the LOC135241169 gene encoding protein FEV-like isoform X1, with amino-acid sequence MSSALILHRNSDLNAETLLNPDGGLIKQNFCRSRFIVETGKDDRGSGQIQLWQFLLELLSDSSNVTCIAWEGTHGEFKLIDPDEVARRWGERKSKPNMNYDKLSRALRYYYDKNIMTKVHGKRYAYKFDFHGLAQVCQPSPTENTLYNYQSNFAPMPFSGISKLNLVAPGVGPSGFSYWHSSAPTFYNSHNLQAPGPFGAVSAARFNCVNNINNVNNINNHYN; translated from the exons ATGTCAAGCGCTCTAATTCTCCATAGAAACTCTGATCTTAACGCGGAGACTTTATTAAACCCTGATGGTGGATTGATAAAGCAAAATTTCTGTCGGTCTCGTTTTATTGTGGAGACAGGGAAGGATGACAGAG GTAGCGGACAAATACAGCTGTGGCAGTTCCTGCTGGAACTCTTGTCCGACAGCTCCAACGTGACCTGTATCGCGTGGGAAGGGACTCACGGAGAATTCAAGCTCATTGACCCCGACGAGGTGGCCAGGCGCTGGGGCGAACGGAAGAGTAAACCAAACATGAACTACGACAAGCTAAGCCGCGCGCTTCGCTACTACTACGACAAGAACATCATGACTAAAGTCCATGGAAAACGTTATGCCTACAAGTTTGACTTCCACGGCCTTGCACAGGTGTGCCAACCTTCGCCTACAGAAAACACTCTGTATAATTACCAGAGTAATTTCGCCCCCATGCCGTTTTCTGGGATTTCTAAACTCAACCTTGTGGCACCAGGTGTTGGTCCATCCGGGTTCTCGTACTGGCACAGCTCCGCACCGACATTTTACAACAGCCACAACCTACAGGCTCCAGGACCATTTGGAGCCGTATCTGCAGCGCGTTTCAATTGTGTAAATAATATCAACAATgtaaacaatataaataatcaTTACAACTGA
- the LOC135241170 gene encoding beta-crystallin A2-like: MNTQQMEQMGQFRITVWEEENFQGKRCEFMLECQNIMERGFRKIRSIKVENGPWVGYEYPEFQGQQFILEKGDYPCYEAWSGNSSYRTEHMHSFRPIKCANHSDSKVTLYECEDFQGRKFEMCDDYPSLQAMGWCNKEVPSIKVNSGAWVAYQFPGYRGYQYILERDRHQGEYRNYNEFSTQAHTNQVQSIRRIQH, encoded by the exons ATGAATACGCAACAGATGGAGCAGATGGGGCAGTTCAGGATAACTGTCTGGGAGGAGGAGAACTTCCAGGGCAAGCGCTGCGAGTTCATGCTCGAGTGTCAGAACATCATGGAGAGGGGCTTCCGGAAGATCCGCTCCATCAAGGTGGAGAACGGCCC CTGGGTAGGGTATGAGTACCCAGAGTTCCAGGGGCAGCAGTTTATTCTGGAGAAGGGAGACTACCCATGCTATGAGGCCTGGAGTGGAAACAGCAGCTACAGAACTGAACACATGCACTCCTTCAGGCCAATCAAATGTGCT AACCACAGTGACAGCAAGGTGACTCTCTACGAGTGTGAAGACTTCCAGGGACGCAAGTTTGAGATGTGCGATGACTACCCCTCCTTGCAGGCCATGGGCTGGTGCAACAAGGAGGTCCCTTCAATTAAAGTCAATTCCGGAGC CTGGGTAGCCTATCAGTTTCCTGGTTACCGTGGATACCAGTACAtcctggagagagacagacaccaAGGAGAGTACAGAAACTATAATGAGTTCAGCACCCAAGCCCACACCAATCAGGTCCAGTCTATTCGCAGAATTCAGCACTAA